The genomic DNA CTGGCTATCCTGATCGCACAGCCCTCGGCCCTCTTGAGGTCCTTAACACACCTCACTAGAACCTCTCTGAATCCTGAGGGGTGTAAACCTCGAACCGCCCTCGGGCTCCCGAAGCCGGGTCTCACCAGGCGCCCCTTCGCTCTGACCTGCTGTCTGAGCTTGTTGTGCAGCCCCCTCGGCCTGCGCCAGCTCTCGCCGAGCCTGGCCTTCTTGTGGGAGTCGTAGCGCCTGAACTCCGGCTTCTTCGCCTTCTGCCTGGCTCTCACCCTGAGCAATCTGTCCATCCCTGCTCACCTCTTCTCCACCAGGTATATCCCATCCTGGAATATCCTCACATCGAATCCTCTGACCCTGGTGGCCTGCTCTATGTTTGCCATCGTCTGGCCCACTGCCTCTTTGTCCATTCCCCTGATCAGTATCTCGTCCTTGCCAACCTCGACATTCACATCTCCGACGATTGTTGCGAAGCGCGGCTTCCTCTCGCCGAGGAAGTTGCTGATGGCAACCTTCCCATCGGCTACCTTCACCTGAATCGGGAAGTGCGAGTACACCACCCTCATCCTGTACTCGAAGCCGTCCGTGACACCCCTGATCATGTTCTTGATGTGTGCAGCTATGGTCCCTACCATTGCCAGGTGCTGCTTTTTTCTCGCCACTGATCTGATCAGTATCTTCGAATCCTCTCTCTTTATCTCTATGTCTGGATACCAGAGCTCCCTGGACAGCTCACCCTTCGGCCCCTTCACACGCACACTACGGCCTGATATCTGGACATCAACGCCATCCGGGATATCCAAACGACGAACCACCTCTTCGACCATGATCATCACCTAGTACACATAGGCCAGCAGATGGCCGCCTATCCCGCGCGCCCTGGCATCGGTGTGTGGCATCACACCCTGGCTGGTGCTCAGTATCAGCACCCCGAAGTTCCTGGCGGGGAGGAAGCGTCTCTCCCACTTCTCCAGCTCTGCGACCTTGATGGCAAACCTGGGCTTTATGACACCACAGCGGTTTATCCTGCCCAGCAGTTTGACTTTGAACATCCCAGACTTCCCGTCGTCGATGAACTCGAACTCGCCGATATACCCCAGGTCTGCCATGACCTTCAGAGTCATGGCTATGAGCTTGGATGCCGGCTTGATTATACACTCGGGCTTGCCGACGTTCTCAGCGTTCTTTATTGTGGACATCGCATCAGCGAGCGGATCTAGCAACATAATCTTCACCTACGAGTATTTCTCGAAGCCCATCTCTCTGGCTATCTCGCGGAAGCACTGTCTGCACAGATATATGCCGTACTTCCTGACCAGCCCGGGCTTCCTCCCGCAGCGCCTGCATTCGTTAGCGCCTCTACCAAATTTCTTCTTCATGCAGCCTCCACGACCCGAACTCCAAACCTCTTCTGGACGAACTCGACGGCCTCATCCCTCTTGACCTTATGCGAGTTTGGAAGCTTTCTGCGGGCCACACGTCTCTCTGCTACACGGTATCCTGCTCTCATCAGCGATACCGCAACATCCATGCCGAAGATCCCTATCTCCGGATCGTACTTCATTCCCGGAAAGTCCGTGTGCTCCTCGATTCCGAAGGCGAAGTTGCCGTTCTCATCGAACTGGCTTTTCTTTATCACGCCTCCGGCCACCTTGAACGCCGTCTCCAGGAACTCCTCAGCCGCCCTGCCCCTAAGCGTCACACGCGTGCCTATCGGCTCTCTCTTCTTTATCCCGAAGGCCGGAAGGGTCTTCTTAGCCCTGGACCTGATTGGAGTCTGGCCGGTGATCTCGGAGAGGATCGTCTCCGCATTGACAAGCCTCTGGCCGCTCTCGCCCACGCCTATGTGTACAACTACCTTGCCTATTCTGGGCTCCAGGTTCATATTCCAGCCTCCAGCTCAATAACAGGCGCATCTCTGCCTATCACGAAGACGTAGTCGATGATCGTCTCTATATCCCCATCATCCGTAGATATTGTGACCCTGTTCGGCATCGAGCTTCTCACAATCTGCACGGATTTGATGCGACCCGTCATTCCTGTGTGCGATCCACCGGTCACCATCGCCAGGTTCCCGACCTCGAACTTTATGATATCCTCGATGCTCCTCTCTGGCAGCGAGATCAGCAGCGAATCGCCAGTCCCGACATCACCCTCTGCGATTATGTTTGATCCATCGCTGAGGTTCAGCTGCATCCTGTTGCCCTTAAGGGTGGTTTTGTTCTCTACCCTGACAAGCTTTCTTGGCGTATCTGGCTGGATCTCTATGAGCACAAAGTACCCCTTCGTGCTCTTGACCATTCTGTACTGTTTGTTGAGAGCGGGAACTGTTATGACATCGAAGAGTCCCACAGGAAACCTCGCATCCCTTCTCACAGTCCCATCCACCAGCACCCCGCCCTCGTGGAGGATCCTCTTGACCTCGCGCGCGTTATCTGCCAGCTTTAAAAGATCTCTGACAACGACCATCAGAGGCAGACTCTCCTCAGCTGAGTGCGGACCAGGTCTGGGCGTTGCTATCCACTTGCTGGTCTTCCTTGGTATTAGCCAGCTTCTGGGTATCGTGACTCTTTTCCTGTGCACCTGGATCACCTGGAGAATATCTTCTCGCGCTCATCGTCGTCGAGATCAAGCTTCGTGATCATGACGTTTGATGGATGTATGGGGCGTGGAACCTCTGTCCCGTCAGCACGGAAGTTGCTGACGCCGGCGACCGTTATCACGCATCTCTTCAGATCCACACTCAGAACCTCGCCCTCGACGCCCGCGTTATCGCCACGCATAACCTTCACCGTATCGCCTTTCTTGACCTGAGCGCTCCTCTTCTTGTACTCTTTCCTGAGCTCGGGACTCAGCATCGCGTGCATGAACCTCTGTCTCATGTGGAGCGGAGCGTTGAATCTGGCCTTCCGCTGCTTACGTGGTTGTTTGCTGACCATAACCATCACACTATTATCGCTGCTGATGAGGCGATCTTCCCAAACCGCTCTGCCACTTCCCTCGCCACAGGTCCCTTGATCTCGGAGCCCTTCGGAACGCCGGCGTCATCTGTTATGACAGCAGCGTTATCCTCGAACTTGACCCTGAGACCATCGGGCCTCCTGAACTCCTTCTTCTGTCTGATTATCACAGCGTTGAATATCTGCTTCCTCATCTCGGGAGTTCCTTTCTTCACAGAGACAACAACCATGTCACCTATGCCGGCGCATGGCTGCCTGTTTTTGACACCGCGGTACTTCTTCACAGAAACAACGAACAGCGTCCTGGCGCCTGTGTTGTCCGCGCACTCAAGATATGTCCCGGTGTTTATCGATCTCGGGATCTTGGCCTTGTTTCCCCTCATCGCATGACCTCCACTACGACAAACGACTTGGTCTTGCTGAGAGGCCTGCACTCAGCTATCCTGACCCGCTCCCCAACCTTCGCATCCAGGCATGGCGGGTTGTGCGCATGGATCTTGGACCTGCGCTTCTCGTACCGCTCGTACTTTGTTATCCGCTTTTTGAACTCTCTCATGACAACCACGGTTCTGGCCATCTTATCGCTGACCACGATCCCCTCGAGGACCTGGCCGCGAACCGGTAGCCTGCCGTGGAATGGACACTTTGGATCGTTGCAGGCCTGCTGGGGCGCGCTCACGTCCAGTCCTATATCTCTCATATCTTCCACCTCGATATTTGCATCCTTTTATTTATTCTGTTCTCGGGTTGTGAGATCAAAACAGAGCCCGCGATCCTCACCTTCTGCCCATCAGGCAGCGTAAAGATGAAGCTTGTGTGGGCCTTTGGGACGCGCCTCAGGCCGCGCTGCGTCTCGATAACGAAGGTGTTCCTCGTCTCATCCACCACCAAGCCTCTCATGCCAGCCATGGTGCGGTTTGGGGTATCGATCACCTCGACCGTCAAACCTATCAGCTCATGTCTGGCTATGTTCTCGGGACCGATCATCACTTCCTGACGCGCTCCCTCTGCACGGTCTTCATCCTGGCGATCGTCCGGCGGATCTCCCTGATCCTTCCGGGCTTCTCAGGAGCGCCACCTGCCCTCACAGCACCCCTCTCGCGTATCAGCTCCACCTCAAGCTTTCGGAGCTCCTCTTCGAGCTCCTCTGAGCTCATGTTCCTGATCTCATCGATCCTGAATATCGCCATGGGTCTCAGCCTCGCTCATTTCGGTCCTGCTCTCCGGCTCCTGAGGGGACTGCCCCTCCTCTGTTGTCGGAGGCGTCTCAACCGGCTCGTCGAGGAGCCTGTCCAGCTCGCTCTTCTTCTCCCCGGCCTGCTGCTCCTGAGTCTCAGCAGCTTGTGAAGGCTCAGCTTCGAGTACAGCCTCCTCTACCACAGGCTCCTTTTCAGGCTCCTTTGGCGGTGCATTTATCTGGAAGTCGTCCGGCAAAACAGCGCCTGGCGGGACGATCCTGACCTGGCAGCCGATCGCGCCGAGCTTCTTCACAGCAACGGCATAGCCTGTATCGACTATCTCCTCAGCCGGCTTACCTGAGTGTTTTATGTACCCAGCGAGGAACTTCTCGACCCGCGACCTCGGGCCGGTCAGTTTGCCGCTGATCACTATCTCGCATCCGAGCGCACCAGAGTCCATGACCCTGCGCAGCATCGACTGTCCTGCCTTCCGGAAGTACCAACCGTGCTCCAGCGAGCTTGCGAGCCTGTTCGCTACAACTCTGGCGTTCAGGTCGCTCTTCCCGACGTCCTGGACATCTATCTGCGGGTTGTCTAGTCTGAACCTTCTCTCAAGGTCCCGCGTTAGCTTGCGTATCAGCTTCCCGCCCTTTCCTATGACCATGCCGGGTTTCTCAGCATAAACCGTGATCTGTGTGCCCATTGGGGTGCGGTTCATGACCATGCCGCCGTATCCAGCCCGATCCAGCTCTTTCGCGAGATACTCATCCACGAGCGCCTTGGTGAACCCCTCCTGGACGAACTTCTTCTCAACAGCCAAACTACCTCACCTCTGTCAGTATCATCTCTATGGATACGGTCTCCTGGTTCTTCGGAGTGGCCCTGCCCATGGCCCTCGGCATCCATCCCCGGAACGTCCTTCCCTTCTTTGTGTTGGCATACCCAATAACCAGCCTTTCCTTCTCGAGACCCTTATACTCCGCATTTCCAATCGCATTCTCCAGCACTCTGAGCACCGCCCTGGCCGCTTTCTGGGGGAACCTCCCGGCTGGCCAGCCAACAAGACCATGCCTGTGGGGCACATTCCTGTTGTACCGCCTGAACGGCACCGCCCTCTTCAGAGCTATAACGTCCTGGAGGAACCTCTCCGCAGCCTCGACCTTCATTCCTCTTATCGCCCTGCAGATCTCCCTGGCGTGCTTCGGAGAGATGGGCAGTTCCACGCCCATCGCCCTGGCAAACCGCCCCTCCGGGGTAATTGAGTAGTTCAGTCTTCCCACGAGCACACCTCACTTGAGCGGCACGAACTTGCTCGACCGCGTTGCTCCGACGCCTGCAGCGCCGTGAATCACCCTGGCCCTCGTCAGAGCGTACTCTCCAAGATAATGGCCAATCATCTCAGGAATGATCTCCACGCGCTGGAAGGTTTTCCCGTTGTGTATCTCCACTACCTTCCCGACCATCTCAGGGAGCACTATCGCATCCCTCAGGTGCGTCTTTGCAGTTCCTCTGGCCCTGAGCTTCGCCATGAACTTCCTGTGTTCCTTCGAGAGCCCTCTCCTGAGCGTCCTCCGCTGTCTTGACGGAAGAAGCTCTGCGATCTCCTCCAGGCGCATCTTTGCAAGCTCAGATACCCTGTAGCCTCTGTAGGTGAATTCCTCCTTCCTCTTGGGAAGCTTGGATCCCGCTTTCTTCGCCACAACTACCTCCTCCTAGCGTTTGCCCGTCCTGCGAGCTGCTATCGATCCGACCTTACGCCCAGGAGGTGTGCCCCTGCTCACGGTCTTGGGCCGGCCCGGATGCTGGCGTCCTCCGCCTCCAAAGGGATGGTCCACGGCGTTCATGGCCACACCCCTGACCCTTGGCCACTTCACGGCCTTAGATCTGTATTTGTAAAAGCTCTTCCCCGCCTTCACCAAGGGCTTCTCCGTTCTTCCACCACCTGCGACAACGCCTATGGTCGCCAGGCAGTTTGGATTCAGCCACTTCATCTCTCCACTCGGAAGCTGGACCACGGTCGCACCCACGTCGTGTGCTACAAGTATCCCGTAGACACCGCTGGCTCTGGCGAACTGTCCGCCATGGCCCGGCTTCGACTCGATATTGCATATAGGCATGCCCTCAGGGATGCTCGCCAGCGGCAGGGTGTTGCCGGGCTGTATCTCCGCAGCAGGCCCACAGGCGATCTCCTGACCAATGTATGTGCCTTCGGTGGCGAGAACATACTGCTTCTCCCCATTCTCGAGCCTCACGAGCGCCACGGGAGCCGTCCTGGCAGGGTCGTGCATTATATCCTCCACGATACCGCGAACAAGATCTCCGCTGAACTTGATGTGCTTTATATCAGCCCTGTATCTGTGTGATGGCGCACGGTATGTGGGCGTTCCCTTGCCCCTGTTCTGTGATATTATTCTCTTGCCCATCGCAACCACCTTACAGCAGGCCCAGCCTGGTGGCCAGCTCATTTGCGGTCTTATCACCAGCGAGCCTTACAACAGCCTTCTTCTCGCCCCGGGGTGTTATCATGGTTCTGATATCGACAACCTCAACATCATACAGATCCTCGAGCTCCTTCTTGATCTGCGGCTTTGTTGCTCTCAGATCCACAATAAACTCTATGGTGTTGTCCTTATCGATCATGTTGGTGACCTTCTCGGGGACGTAAGGACACTTTATTATCATAGTCTCTCCTCCAGAACCTTTAGGGATGGCTCGCTCCACACTGTAAGCCTTCCAGCGTGGGTCCCCGGCGCCAGAAGCTCAGCATTCAGTCTATCAGCGGTCACGAAATCGACTCCTGGAAGGTTGCGCGCAGCTCTTCCTATACCATTATCGGCCGCTGCCACGATCAGAATGCTCCTGGGCTGCCTGAACCTTCTTCCTCTGATCTTGCCCTTTCCGGCCCGCACCTTCCGTCCGTTCTTCGCCCTCATAACGTCATCCCAGAGGCCCGCAGCCATCAGAAACCTCCTCAGCTCTGAGGTCTTTGATATGCTCTCGATCTCGCCCCTCACCACTATCGGCAGCTCGCCACTGAAGAGATGTCCCCTGGCTGCCACAATATCCGGCTTCGCCGTCGCAGCCACAGCAGATCTTATCGCCTTGATCCTCTCCTTCTCGTTGATCTTCTCGCTCAGGACCTTTGATGGCACTGGAGGATGGGATGCACGCCCGCCTCTTGCCATGGGAACAGCAGCGGCTCTTCTTCCTGTAACAATCCTCGGCACCCTGGATACTCCATGGCCCGGTCCCCACGATCTGGCTGAGGTGTTCATACCAGCGTAGAAATGTGGCCCATAGGGCTGCAGTCTGTTGGCCTGTGCTGCAAGCACAGCCCTCTTTATGAGATCCGGCCTGTACTCCTCATCAAAGATCGCCGGTAGCACAATCTCGCCGACCGGATTTCCTGATATGTCGATAATCTTAGCGTTCATCGCGATCCCCGATCAGACTCCCTGCTTGGACTCCTTGCTGACATACAGTATCTGGGGCGCCTTCGGCGCGAATGCAGCGCCTGGCCTGATCGCCCTGCGCATCCTGACCAGCCTCTTCACAGGCCCCGGAACGCTTCCCTTTATCAGCATGTACTCATTTCTCACAACACCGTAGCCGACAAAGCCACCATCGGGGGTTATGTCCGTGCCGTTAGTGCCTATTGCCATTATTCTCTTGTTGAACTCGGTCCTCTGATGGTACCCAGTCTGGCCGAGCTGCGGAACCCTCCAGCTTATCCTTGCCGGGTGCCACGGCCCGAGGTTTCCGACATGTCTGAGCTTGCCGGTGCGCGAGTGCTTCCTCTTCTGGAGCATTATTCCCCAGCGCTTCACCGGCCCCTGGGTTCCCTTTCCCTTTGTCACGGCAGAGACATCAATCCATTCGCCAACGTTGAAGATGTTGCTCACAGCCACCTGGCTGCCCAGAAGCCCCTCAGCTGCTTTGAGCTGCTCCTCCACAGATCGCCCTGTGACAGGTATCTCCATGATATCCGGCACCTTCTTTGGTACGCCCGTCAGCAGCCGTGGATTCGTGTGGGCGAGAACTCTGATCTCGCAGAGCTCATCCACCCTGGACTCGATATCCTCGAGGGATGCCCCCCTTCTTGCCTTTGGAATCGTTATCGCTCTCTCTAGATCCTGGCTTAGGTTCTCAGCCCAGAGCTCCCCAGCAGGTCTAATTCCGCCGTTGTAGGGCTCATACACCCTGAGCGCTGCTACGCTCATGGGCGGCACCTCCACCACTGTGACAGGCACGCTGATCTCCATGCCCTCTGTGAGGCTTCTCGGCCTGTCATCTATCATTATGACATGTGTCATGCCAGCTTTGTATCCGGCAAAGCCGGCCATCCCGGCCCTCTCATCTGCGACCCAGGATCTTATCCTTGGAACCTCGCTCTTGGCCCTCTTCCTGGGACTGAAGGCCAGTGAACCCCGCCTCGGTCGGTGTATCGTTGCCATTTACTCCTCCAGACGCACCAGGTTCAGCAGGGCAAGCGTCGAGATGACTGCCTCCTCGACGCGAACCGTCTCAGTTCCCTGATGCGGAATTGTGTTGATCACGCAGCATCTCTCCAGCATCTCGCGGCTCAGAAATGCATCAACGCCCCGTGCGGGGGAGCCGAACACCACCGCAAGCCCTCTCGAGCCTGATCTCTCTATGTGGTTGAGCAGATCACAGCTCACCGGAGTTCCCTTTCTGGAGGTAGCCACGACGAACTCGTCCCTGGAGCGAAGGTACTCCTCTGCGCTGTCCACAACGATCGTCTCGTAGCCCCAGTATCCGGGTATCTCACTCCGGTCCACAGGCTCGGCGGCGAGTGGACTCAGCGAAAAGATCCTGACGTTCAGGCGCTGCCCCTTCTGGAATCTTCTTTTTGATTTAAGGGGTACAGGGCGGTCGAGGCCGACCTCAACCCATGCGCCTCCATCAGATCCGACGCTTTCTACTACCATTCCGACTCTTATCTCGCCTACCTTGAGCGTTGAGCTTCTGGAGCCCACTGGATGATGGGCGGTTCTAAGCGGCGGCAGAACTCCCGCGTGCCTCAGCTCTCTCATCCTGGGAAAGAGCAGCTTCCGCAAGTACTGTGGAGTTTCTGCGTACCGCAGCACAGTGCTTATGAACCTGGAATCGTCGAACTCATCATCGCGATACACGACGATCCGGTCGATGCGGAAGACCGCCGCAGCCCTTGCGATAAGCCCTACCTTCGCGGTGCGAAGGCGCAGATCCGCCGTCTCCATCGTGTACGAGGACGGTATCAGTATGGACCGCTCGCAAGGACCGCTCATCAGATGTCCTTCTTTCAGGGGAGAGACCCAATATAAAAAGGTTTGCATGATCTGCTGCTGTTGAATGCGCTCCGGGAAAGATCGTGGATCAACTGCCACGCAGCGCGCATAACACAGCTTTTAATATACAAGAATGGCTAAAAGCATTATGAGGTGTTCATGTGGCTTTATTCGATTCACAGCTTCCGATAGTAATAGTCATTCTGCTCATACTTCTCAGCCAATCGATGAAGATTGTAAGAGAGTACGAGCGTGTCGTCATCTTCCGTCTTGGCAGGTACAGCGGCGTCAAGGGCCCGGGGCTCTTCTTCATAATCCCTATCATAGACAGGGTGCAGCTCATAGATCTCCGTGTCGTGACGATAGATGTGCAGAAGCAGGTCGTGATAACAAGAGATAACGTGACAGTGGATGTTGATGCCGTGATATACTACCGCGTTATGGATCCGGCAAAGGCCGTGATCCAGGTGGAGAACTACAGGGTGGCGACCGCCCTTCTCTCGCAGACAACGCTGAGGGATGTGCTGGGACAGATAGATCTGGACGATCTCCTCTCGAAGAGGGAGGAGCTGAACCTCAAACTCCAGGCGATTCTCGACAGGCACACCGATCCGTGGGGCATAAAGGTGACTGCGGTCACGCTGAGAGATGTGAGCCTGCCAGAGTCCATGATGCGCGCGATAGCGAAGCAGGCGGAGGCTGAGAGGGAGAAGCGGTCTAGGATAATCCTGGCGGATGGAGAGCTCCAGGCGTCCAAGACCATGGCAGAGGCGGCTGCGCTGTATCAGCACGCGCCCATTGCCATAAAGCTCAGGGAGCTCCAGACGCTGGCGGAGATCGCCAGGGAGAGGAACCTGATAGTTGTGACTTCAGGCGCTGATGTGGGGAGCACCACAGGTATTGTGGCAGGCATCCAGAGAGCAGTTGAGGAGACAGGTAGAGGTGAGAGCAGGGCCTGAAAGTGATCTGAGATGGGGTTGCACCTGAAGTCGCTATTAATTCTGCTGCTATTATCATCCCCCTGCCTCGGGGATGTCGTCTCTCTCCGGATAGATGGGGCCATAACTCCGGCGAGCGACGATCTTGTGAAGACTGCTATAGGCTACGCTGAGAGCTCGAACGCTGATGCATTGATTCTGATGCTCGATACACCCGGAGGCGGCCTGAGCGAGACACTGGAGATAATAGCTGTTGTGGAGAGAACCGAGATACCTGTGGTGGGATACGTCTCCCCATCAGGGGCGAAGGCGTGGTCTGCGGGCACAATGATACTGATCAGCACAGATATAGCAGCAATGGCCCCGAACACGATCATAGGCTCGGCCCAGCCGGTCAGGCTTCTTCCCACAGGTGCGACTGAGCCTGTCAACGACACGAAGACGACAAACGCGATAGTTGCGCTCATCGAGGAGAAGGCCAAGATCCATGGGCGGAACAGGACCGCGGCTAGGGAGTTCGTCCTGAGCAACCTCAATCTCAATGCTGAGGAGGCGCTGGAGTATGGGGTGATCGAGCACGTCTCCCCCGATATCAGCAGTCTCCTCAAATCCATCAACGGCAGCTCTGCGAAGAATAGAACTCTTGTGACAGAGGGCGCTGCGGTAGTGATCTTCGAGCCGGACCTCAGGCTCAGGGTGCTGATGCTTCTATCTGATCCAACAATCGCCGGATTGCTGCTGCTCGTCGGCCTCTACGCTCTCATCTTCGGAATCTCAAATCCGGGCCTCGGAGCGGAGGTGTTTGGCGTTATAGCGATCGCGCTTGGGCTCATAGGTCAGGGGTTCGATGTCAACATCGGCGCTCTGTTTCTCATAATCCTCGGCATGGGCCTGATTCTGGCAGAGCTGCACACCCACGCCATGGGAGTTCTGGGCGTTGCCGGACTGATCTGCATCGTCCTGGGCACACTTCTCTTCGCACCCATAGGGTTCCCGGAGTGGTATCTGCCAGGGGAATACCAGCGGTCTGTTATCAGGCTCTTCCTGCTTCCGTCCCTGACGATGGCCGGATTCTTCGCGTTTGCAGTTTATAAGATAGCTGAGGCAAGGCGCAGGCCGACTTTTGAGGAGACTGCTGGGCAGTACGCAGAGACGATCGAGACACTGGATCCAAAAGGCTATGTCATATTCCGCGGGGAGTACTGGAAGGCGGAGGCTGATGAGAGAATCGAAAAAGGAGAAACAGTCGAGGTTGTGGGAATCTCCGGCCAGACGCTCAAAGTCAGGAAGGTCAGGTGATGTTGCTGATCATCGTGCCTATGCCTGCATCTGTCAGAAGCTCCAGTATGATCGCATGCGGTATCCTGCCGTCGATTATGTGTGCCTTCTCGACGCCGCGCTCAACAGCCCGAACACAGGCCTCGACCTTCGGGATCATACCACCCTTTATAATACCCCTCTCAACAAGCCTCTGAAATTCAGAGGGCGAGAACTGTGAGATCACCCTGCCCGGATCGTCTGGATCCTCCCTAACTCCCTCGACATCTGTTATTGATATCAGCTTCTTCGCACGCAGGGCG from Methanothrix thermoacetophila PT includes the following:
- a CDS encoding 50S ribosomal protein L32e; this translates as MDRLLRVRARQKAKKPEFRRYDSHKKARLGESWRRPRGLHNKLRQQVRAKGRLVRPGFGSPRAVRGLHPSGFREVLVRCVKDLKRAEGCAIRIARTVGMRKREKIEAMAREMNLKILNPKTEAKSGGE
- the rpl6p gene encoding 50S ribosomal protein L6, producing MMVEEVVRRLDIPDGVDVQISGRSVRVKGPKGELSRELWYPDIEIKREDSKILIRSVARKKQHLAMVGTIAAHIKNMIRGVTDGFEYRMRVVYSHFPIQVKVADGKVAISNFLGERKPRFATIVGDVNVEVGKDEILIRGMDKEAVGQTMANIEQATRVRGFDVRIFQDGIYLVEKR
- a CDS encoding 30S ribosomal protein S8, whose product is MMLLDPLADAMSTIKNAENVGKPECIIKPASKLIAMTLKVMADLGYIGEFEFIDDGKSGMFKVKLLGRINRCGVIKPRFAIKVAELEKWERRFLPARNFGVLILSTSQGVMPHTDARARGIGGHLLAYVY
- a CDS encoding 30S ribosomal protein S14, with the protein product MKKKFGRGANECRRCGRKPGLVRKYGIYLCRQCFREIAREMGFEKYS
- a CDS encoding 50S ribosomal protein L5 — encoded protein: MNLEPRIGKVVVHIGVGESGQRLVNAETILSEITGQTPIRSRAKKTLPAFGIKKREPIGTRVTLRGRAAEEFLETAFKVAGGVIKKSQFDENGNFAFGIEEHTDFPGMKYDPEIGIFGMDVAVSLMRAGYRVAERRVARRKLPNSHKVKRDEAVEFVQKRFGVRVVEAA
- a CDS encoding 30S ribosomal protein S4e; translation: MHRKRVTIPRSWLIPRKTSKWIATPRPGPHSAEESLPLMVVVRDLLKLADNAREVKRILHEGGVLVDGTVRRDARFPVGLFDVITVPALNKQYRMVKSTKGYFVLIEIQPDTPRKLVRVENKTTLKGNRMQLNLSDGSNIIAEGDVGTGDSLLISLPERSIEDIIKFEVGNLAMVTGGSHTGMTGRIKSVQIVRSSMPNRVTISTDDGDIETIIDYVFVIGRDAPVIELEAGI
- the rplX gene encoding 50S ribosomal protein L24, which produces MVSKQPRKQRKARFNAPLHMRQRFMHAMLSPELRKEYKKRSAQVKKGDTVKVMRGDNAGVEGEVLSVDLKRCVITVAGVSNFRADGTEVPRPIHPSNVMITKLDLDDDEREKIFSR
- the rpl14p gene encoding 50S ribosomal protein L14; translated protein: MRGNKAKIPRSINTGTYLECADNTGARTLFVVSVKKYRGVKNRQPCAGIGDMVVVSVKKGTPEMRKQIFNAVIIRQKKEFRRPDGLRVKFEDNAAVITDDAGVPKGSEIKGPVAREVAERFGKIASSAAIIV
- a CDS encoding 30S ribosomal protein S17; protein product: MRDIGLDVSAPQQACNDPKCPFHGRLPVRGQVLEGIVVSDKMARTVVVMREFKKRITKYERYEKRRSKIHAHNPPCLDAKVGERVRIAECRPLSKTKSFVVVEVMR
- the rnp1 gene encoding ribonuclease P protein component 1 is translated as MIGPENIARHELIGLTVEVIDTPNRTMAGMRGLVVDETRNTFVIETQRGLRRVPKAHTSFIFTLPDGQKVRIAGSVLISQPENRINKRMQISRWKI
- the rpmC gene encoding 50S ribosomal protein L29, which encodes MAIFRIDEIRNMSSEELEEELRKLEVELIRERGAVRAGGAPEKPGRIREIRRTIARMKTVQRERVRK
- a CDS encoding 30S ribosomal protein S3; amino-acid sequence: MAVEKKFVQEGFTKALVDEYLAKELDRAGYGGMVMNRTPMGTQITVYAEKPGMVIGKGGKLIRKLTRDLERRFRLDNPQIDVQDVGKSDLNARVVANRLASSLEHGWYFRKAGQSMLRRVMDSGALGCEIVISGKLTGPRSRVEKFLAGYIKHSGKPAEEIVDTGYAVAVKKLGAIGCQVRIVPPGAVLPDDFQINAPPKEPEKEPVVEEAVLEAEPSQAAETQEQQAGEKKSELDRLLDEPVETPPTTEEGQSPQEPESRTEMSEAETHGDIQDR
- a CDS encoding 50S ribosomal protein L22 yields the protein MGRLNYSITPEGRFARAMGVELPISPKHAREICRAIRGMKVEAAERFLQDVIALKRAVPFRRYNRNVPHRHGLVGWPAGRFPQKAARAVLRVLENAIGNAEYKGLEKERLVIGYANTKKGRTFRGWMPRAMGRATPKNQETVSIEMILTEVR
- a CDS encoding 30S ribosomal protein S19, whose product is MAKKAGSKLPKRKEEFTYRGYRVSELAKMRLEEIAELLPSRQRRTLRRGLSKEHRKFMAKLRARGTAKTHLRDAIVLPEMVGKVVEIHNGKTFQRVEIIPEMIGHYLGEYALTRARVIHGAAGVGATRSSKFVPLK
- a CDS encoding 50S ribosomal protein L2 produces the protein MGKRIISQNRGKGTPTYRAPSHRYRADIKHIKFSGDLVRGIVEDIMHDPARTAPVALVRLENGEKQYVLATEGTYIGQEIACGPAAEIQPGNTLPLASIPEGMPICNIESKPGHGGQFARASGVYGILVAHDVGATVVQLPSGEMKWLNPNCLATIGVVAGGGRTEKPLVKAGKSFYKYRSKAVKWPRVRGVAMNAVDHPFGGGGRQHPGRPKTVSRGTPPGRKVGSIAARRTGKR
- a CDS encoding 50S ribosomal protein L23, whose protein sequence is MIIKCPYVPEKVTNMIDKDNTIEFIVDLRATKPQIKKELEDLYDVEVVDIRTMITPRGEKKAVVRLAGDKTANELATRLGLL
- the rpl4p gene encoding 50S ribosomal protein L4 gives rise to the protein MNAKIIDISGNPVGEIVLPAIFDEEYRPDLIKRAVLAAQANRLQPYGPHFYAGMNTSARSWGPGHGVSRVPRIVTGRRAAAVPMARGGRASHPPVPSKVLSEKINEKERIKAIRSAVAATAKPDIVAARGHLFSGELPIVVRGEIESISKTSELRRFLMAAGLWDDVMRAKNGRKVRAGKGKIRGRRFRQPRSILIVAAADNGIGRAARNLPGVDFVTADRLNAELLAPGTHAGRLTVWSEPSLKVLEERL
- a CDS encoding 50S ribosomal protein L3 → MATIHRPRRGSLAFSPRKRAKSEVPRIRSWVADERAGMAGFAGYKAGMTHVIMIDDRPRSLTEGMEISVPVTVVEVPPMSVAALRVYEPYNGGIRPAGELWAENLSQDLERAITIPKARRGASLEDIESRVDELCEIRVLAHTNPRLLTGVPKKVPDIMEIPVTGRSVEEQLKAAEGLLGSQVAVSNIFNVGEWIDVSAVTKGKGTQGPVKRWGIMLQKRKHSRTGKLRHVGNLGPWHPARISWRVPQLGQTGYHQRTEFNKRIMAIGTNGTDITPDGGFVGYGVVRNEYMLIKGSVPGPVKRLVRMRRAIRPGAAFAPKAPQILYVSKESKQGV